One Thermococcus kodakarensis KOD1 genomic window carries:
- a CDS encoding HVO_0476 family zinc finger protein, translating into MEELFVCPECGSENVEVIRERGRELTLRCNDCGHVWHVTLPKFRKVPLIVSKHERSFKSEAELPEGEEIKVGDIVETEDDEVRITGIELEGDKRVNKAKVEEVKTLWGESLTYPKVIKVSIYLPKGITQAFKVKVPRSEEFVVGEVIEVGGYTFRVEKIKTERKMLHHGKARADEIVAIMGHQIPKARARRSLEIYRGYDEES; encoded by the coding sequence ATGGAAGAGCTGTTCGTATGTCCTGAATGTGGTAGCGAGAACGTTGAGGTCATCAGGGAGAGGGGGAGAGAGCTTACCCTTCGCTGTAACGACTGCGGCCACGTCTGGCACGTTACCCTTCCGAAGTTCAGGAAGGTTCCTCTCATTGTCAGCAAGCACGAGAGGAGCTTCAAGAGCGAAGCCGAGCTTCCGGAGGGTGAAGAAATAAAAGTGGGGGACATCGTCGAGACGGAGGACGATGAGGTCAGAATAACAGGGATAGAGCTGGAGGGGGACAAGAGGGTCAACAAGGCTAAGGTGGAAGAAGTCAAGACCCTCTGGGGCGAGAGCTTAACTTACCCGAAGGTCATAAAGGTCTCTATCTACCTTCCAAAGGGCATCACCCAGGCCTTTAAGGTGAAGGTACCAAGGAGCGAGGAGTTCGTCGTTGGGGAAGTCATCGAGGTCGGGGGCTACACCTTCAGGGTGGAGAAGATAAAGACGGAAAGAAAAATGCTCCACCACGGGAAGGCCAGGGCAGATGAAATCGTGGCCATAATGGGCCACCAGATTCCGAAGGCGAGAGCCAGAAGGAGCCTCGAGATATATCGGGGCTATGATGAGGAGTCTTAA